A region of Reichenbachiella carrageenanivorans DNA encodes the following proteins:
- the metH gene encoding methionine synthase: MSIHPDYKGKYEYKWHNYPPLKLSGLEPMILTPEVNFVNVGERTNVAGSKKFLRLIKEENYEEALEIARHQVDGGAQIIDINMDEAMLDGVKAMKDFMNLVAAEPDIARVPIMIDSSDWEIIAEGLKCAQGKCVVNSISLKEGEKEFIQRAKTIKMFGAAAIIMAFDEDGQADTYDRRIEIVQRSYDILTGPKVNFPPQDIIFDLNIFPVATGMDEHKLNALDFFMATRWVRENLPAAHVSGGVSNVSFSFRGNDTVREAMHSAFLYHAIREGMDMGIVNPAMLEVYDDIPKDLLDKVEDVLLNRTEDATEVLLDYAETVKGNKKDETKALEWRSEPVAKRLEHALVKGIIEFIEDDTLEIYEEYQDALKIIEGPLMDGMNVVGDLFGAGKMFLPQVVKSARVMKKSVAILLPYLEAQKKKSGSSAKAKILLATVKGDVHDIGKNIVGVVLACNNFEIIDLGVMVPKEKILETAIAENVDVIGLSGLITPSLKEMVEVAEEMEKRGMTTPLLIGGATTSRIHTAVKIDPVYSGPAVHVLDASRAVPVVNDLGKKGSTFAADVKEEYIGLRETHQNKQNDKLLIPIDQAIENKFVLPEGSITKPKVLGNQTFKDYDLNEIRNYIDWTPFFSTWMLKGKYPKIFQNETIGKEAKKLYEDANVLLDKVIEEKLLHANGVMGIYPAQNIGESVKIFNPKNEKEEIETFHFLRQQGKKSSRLPNLSLADFISTKEQNDYLGFFAVTTGLGIEPLVEKYQADHDDYNIIMIKALADRLAEAFAELLHEKVRKEIWGYASDEQLDNESLIKEAYTGIRPAPGYPACPDHTEKSKLFKLLDAEKEAGIILTESYAMYPAAAVSGFYFGRPEAKYFGLGKIGKDQIATYAETKKMDVKEAEDWMKENLGY; the protein is encoded by the coding sequence ATGAGCATACATCCAGACTATAAAGGCAAATACGAATACAAATGGCATAACTACCCACCACTCAAACTCAGTGGGCTAGAGCCAATGATTTTGACACCTGAAGTCAATTTTGTAAATGTAGGTGAACGAACCAACGTGGCAGGATCAAAGAAATTTCTTCGACTGATTAAAGAAGAAAATTATGAAGAGGCCTTGGAAATTGCCAGACACCAAGTAGATGGTGGTGCACAAATCATCGACATCAACATGGATGAAGCCATGCTCGATGGTGTGAAAGCCATGAAAGATTTCATGAACCTAGTCGCAGCTGAGCCAGATATCGCTCGTGTACCAATCATGATCGATTCGTCCGACTGGGAGATCATAGCCGAAGGGCTAAAATGCGCCCAAGGCAAGTGCGTGGTCAATTCTATCAGTTTAAAAGAAGGTGAAAAAGAATTTATCCAACGTGCCAAAACCATCAAAATGTTTGGTGCAGCAGCCATCATCATGGCATTCGATGAAGACGGTCAGGCAGACACCTACGACCGACGTATAGAAATCGTCCAGCGCTCTTACGACATCCTCACAGGGCCAAAAGTAAATTTCCCGCCTCAGGACATCATATTTGACTTGAATATTTTCCCTGTAGCTACAGGCATGGACGAGCACAAACTCAATGCGCTCGACTTTTTTATGGCGACCAGATGGGTCAGAGAAAACCTACCTGCTGCCCATGTGAGTGGTGGCGTAAGTAACGTATCTTTTTCTTTTAGAGGAAACGATACCGTACGAGAAGCCATGCACTCTGCTTTTTTATATCATGCCATTCGTGAAGGTATGGACATGGGCATCGTTAACCCAGCCATGCTCGAAGTATATGATGACATACCTAAGGACTTGCTCGACAAGGTAGAAGATGTACTACTCAACCGTACTGAAGATGCCACTGAAGTACTCCTCGACTATGCAGAAACTGTAAAAGGTAACAAAAAAGATGAAACCAAAGCACTCGAATGGCGCAGCGAACCAGTAGCCAAACGACTTGAGCACGCACTCGTGAAAGGCATCATCGAATTTATCGAAGACGATACGCTCGAAATCTACGAAGAGTATCAAGATGCGCTAAAAATCATCGAAGGCCCACTGATGGACGGCATGAACGTGGTAGGAGACTTATTTGGCGCAGGAAAAATGTTTCTGCCACAAGTGGTGAAAAGTGCACGGGTAATGAAAAAATCTGTAGCCATACTGCTCCCCTACCTAGAAGCTCAAAAGAAAAAATCTGGCTCATCGGCTAAAGCCAAAATTCTACTCGCCACCGTGAAGGGTGACGTGCATGATATTGGAAAAAATATCGTAGGCGTAGTCTTGGCATGCAATAATTTTGAGATCATCGACCTCGGTGTGATGGTGCCCAAAGAAAAGATACTAGAAACTGCCATTGCAGAAAACGTAGATGTAATTGGCCTAAGTGGGTTGATCACCCCTTCGCTCAAAGAAATGGTAGAAGTAGCTGAAGAAATGGAAAAAAGAGGCATGACCACTCCCCTGTTGATTGGTGGAGCTACCACTTCTCGTATCCATACAGCTGTCAAAATAGACCCTGTATACTCAGGCCCAGCCGTACACGTACTAGATGCATCGCGAGCAGTACCTGTAGTCAACGACCTTGGTAAAAAAGGCAGCACCTTTGCTGCCGACGTAAAAGAAGAATACATCGGCTTGCGCGAAACTCACCAAAACAAACAAAACGACAAGCTACTCATCCCTATTGATCAGGCCATCGAAAACAAATTCGTTTTGCCAGAAGGTTCGATCACAAAACCGAAAGTATTGGGCAACCAAACTTTCAAAGATTATGACCTGAATGAAATAAGAAATTATATCGACTGGACGCCTTTCTTTTCTACTTGGATGCTCAAAGGCAAATACCCTAAGATTTTTCAAAACGAAACAATTGGCAAAGAAGCCAAAAAACTCTACGAAGATGCCAATGTACTCTTAGATAAAGTAATCGAAGAAAAACTCCTACATGCCAACGGAGTGATGGGCATCTATCCTGCTCAAAACATTGGAGAATCTGTAAAAATTTTCAATCCAAAAAACGAAAAAGAAGAAATCGAAACCTTCCATTTCTTGCGACAGCAAGGCAAAAAATCATCAAGACTACCCAACTTGTCTTTGGCAGATTTCATTTCCACTAAAGAACAAAATGATTACCTAGGCTTCTTCGCCGTCACTACGGGATTAGGTATCGAGCCATTGGTAGAAAAATACCAAGCCGATCATGACGACTACAACATCATCATGATCAAGGCCTTAGCGGATAGGCTTGCAGAAGCCTTTGCGGAACTGCTCCATGAGAAAGTAAGAAAAGAAATCTGGGGCTATGCCTCAGATGAGCAGCTCGACAACGAGTCGTTGATCAAAGAAGCTTATACCGGTATCCGTCCGGCACCAGGCTATCCTGCTTGTCCCGATCACACCGAAAAATCCAAGCTATTTAAGCTCCTAGATGCAGAAAAAGAAGCAGGTATTATTCTTACGGAGTCTTACGCCATGTATCCTGCGGCAGCAGTCTCTGGCTTCTATTTTGGCAGACCTGAGGCCAAATACTTCGGGCTGGGAAAAATAGGCAAAGATCAGATTGCGACGTACGCCGAAACGAAAAAAATGGACGTAAAAGAAGCCGAAGATTGGATGAAAGAAAACCTTGGCTATTGA
- a CDS encoding homocysteine S-methyltransferase family protein: protein MNILDILKERILVLDGAMGTMIQRYDLGEDDFRNEELKDHPSPLKGNNDLLALTRPDVLFEIHCEYLEAGADILETNTFSSTTIAQADYNLEHLAYVLNYESAKQAKKACDQYTAKNPNKPRFVAGSIGPTNRTASLSPDVNDPGFRAVTFDELKIAYIEQVKGLIAGGVDILLVETIFDTLNAKAALVAIKEAFDEVGKELPIMVSGTITDASGRTLSGQTTEAFLISVSHFNLLSVGLNCALGASQLKPYLEILAKNSEFNVSAHPNAGLPNEFGEYDETPEMLGEQIKEFLDEGLVNIIGGCCGTTPDHIRAIAELVEKYQPREITSPWSIADGQ from the coding sequence ATGAACATTCTGGATATTCTAAAAGAAAGAATATTAGTATTAGATGGCGCTATGGGTACCATGATCCAGCGGTATGATCTGGGCGAAGACGACTTTAGAAATGAAGAGTTAAAAGATCACCCCTCGCCACTCAAAGGCAATAATGATCTACTCGCACTCACTAGACCTGATGTGCTATTCGAAATCCACTGTGAATACCTCGAAGCTGGTGCAGACATCTTGGAAACAAACACCTTTAGTAGTACTACTATTGCTCAGGCTGATTATAACCTAGAGCATCTGGCCTATGTACTCAACTATGAGTCAGCCAAGCAAGCTAAAAAAGCTTGCGATCAATACACAGCCAAAAACCCTAACAAGCCAAGGTTTGTAGCTGGGTCTATCGGGCCTACCAACCGTACCGCTTCCCTTTCTCCTGACGTAAACGATCCAGGCTTTAGAGCCGTCACCTTCGACGAACTCAAAATCGCCTATATCGAACAAGTAAAAGGCCTAATAGCTGGCGGTGTCGACATATTATTAGTAGAAACAATCTTCGACACCCTCAATGCCAAAGCAGCATTGGTAGCTATAAAAGAGGCATTCGACGAAGTTGGCAAAGAACTACCCATCATGGTATCAGGCACTATTACTGATGCCAGTGGCCGCACTCTCTCTGGGCAAACAACAGAGGCCTTCCTGATTTCTGTTTCTCACTTCAACTTGTTATCTGTCGGGTTGAATTGTGCATTGGGAGCTAGCCAACTCAAACCTTATTTAGAAATACTGGCTAAAAACTCCGAATTCAATGTGAGTGCACATCCAAACGCTGGACTACCCAATGAATTTGGCGAATACGACGAAACACCCGAAATGCTGGGCGAGCAAATCAAAGAATTTTTAGACGAAGGCCTGGTCAACATCATCGGCGGCTGTTGTGGCACTACTCCAGATCATATCCGTGCCATTGCAGAATTAGTAGAAAAGTACCAACCAAGGGAAATTACAAGTCCATGGTCGATAGCCGATGGTCAATAA
- the bioB gene encoding biotin synthase BioB, protein MIIRNDWTREEITEIYNTPVMDLVYRAATVHRAYHDPNEVQVCTLLSVKTGGCPEDCAYCPQAARYHTDVKVHKLMEVDEVLNSAKAAKDSGSTRFCMGAAWREVRDNSDFDKVLDMVKGVNSMGMEVCCTLGMLTEEQAEKLKNAGLYAYNHNLDTSEEHYEEIISTRTYDDRLDTLNNVRKAKISVCSGGIIGLGESHNDRVGMLHTLATLEEHPESVPVNALVPVEGTPLEDQPRVSIWEMIRMIATARIIMPNAMVRLSAGRVRMNIEEQALCFLAGANSIFAGDKLLTTPNPEEDMDKQMFQTLNLKPRASFKDNEAPVEFQTIPEQC, encoded by the coding sequence ATGATCATTCGCAACGACTGGACCAGAGAAGAAATTACAGAAATATACAACACCCCCGTTATGGACTTAGTCTATCGCGCGGCGACTGTGCACCGTGCCTACCACGACCCAAACGAAGTACAAGTCTGCACGCTCCTTTCAGTAAAAACTGGTGGTTGTCCAGAAGATTGTGCCTATTGTCCTCAGGCAGCCAGATATCATACAGACGTGAAGGTGCACAAACTTATGGAAGTAGATGAAGTACTAAATTCTGCGAAAGCAGCTAAAGATAGCGGCAGTACAAGATTTTGCATGGGTGCAGCCTGGAGAGAAGTACGCGACAACAGCGACTTCGACAAGGTTTTGGACATGGTAAAAGGCGTAAACAGCATGGGTATGGAAGTATGCTGCACACTAGGTATGCTCACTGAAGAACAAGCCGAGAAATTAAAAAATGCTGGCTTGTATGCTTACAACCACAACCTAGATACCAGCGAAGAACACTACGAAGAAATTATCAGCACCAGAACCTACGACGATCGCCTAGACACATTAAACAACGTTAGAAAAGCGAAAATCTCTGTGTGCTCAGGTGGCATCATAGGATTAGGCGAAAGCCACAATGACCGGGTAGGCATGCTACATACCCTAGCCACACTCGAAGAACACCCTGAGTCTGTACCAGTAAATGCGCTCGTGCCAGTAGAAGGTACCCCACTCGAAGACCAGCCAAGAGTATCTATCTGGGAAATGATTCGAATGATTGCTACGGCAAGAATCATTATGCCTAACGCAATGGTGAGACTATCGGCAGGTAGGGTAAGAATGAATATCGAAGAACAAGCACTTTGCTTCTTGGCTGGTGCCAATTCTATCTTTGCGGGAGATAAACTCTTGACGACACCAAACCCTGAAGAGGATATGGACAAGCAGATGTTTCAGACGCTAAACCTAAAACCTCGTGCTTCTTTCAAGGACAATGAGGCTCCGGTAGAATTTCAAACCATACCTGAACAATGCTAA
- a CDS encoding SIMPL domain-containing protein: MKKLILTPILFLVIFLAHAQLNVTGQATLSVQPERTTISYAINETKDSYDEALTTMTNRIDVLTKSLTKIGFKKEDIKTSNFNIRQNRKYRQNEPKGFEYVASQTLMIEFDHSTKRLLEVLNKTASDEAAPGVSISFGMSDEQTQKVKTQLMQMAVSDAKAKAETLASATGYTIKGIKEINYGSGSSQPRPYAASQMGMMKSFAESDMSNFEAQDLTVSDQVFISYEIMK; the protein is encoded by the coding sequence ATGAAAAAGTTAATCCTTACCCCCATTCTATTTTTAGTTATCTTTTTAGCTCATGCCCAGCTCAACGTAACTGGCCAAGCCACCTTATCTGTCCAGCCAGAGCGCACCACTATTTCGTACGCCATCAACGAAACCAAAGACAGCTACGATGAAGCACTGACCACCATGACCAACCGTATAGACGTACTCACCAAATCATTGACAAAAATCGGGTTCAAAAAAGAAGACATCAAAACGTCAAATTTCAATATCAGGCAAAACAGAAAATACAGACAAAACGAACCTAAAGGTTTTGAATATGTAGCCTCACAAACTCTTATGATCGAATTCGATCATTCTACCAAACGATTGCTAGAAGTACTTAACAAAACAGCTTCTGACGAAGCCGCACCTGGAGTATCCATCTCGTTTGGTATGTCAGATGAGCAAACCCAAAAAGTAAAAACACAGCTCATGCAAATGGCCGTATCTGATGCCAAAGCCAAAGCTGAAACACTAGCCTCAGCCACTGGCTATACCATCAAAGGCATCAAAGAAATAAACTACGGCAGTGGATCTTCTCAGCCCAGACCCTATGCTGCTAGCCAAATGGGCATGATGAAAAGTTTCGCAGAAAGCGACATGTCCAACTTCGAGGCACAAGACCTAACTGTAAGCGACCAAGTATTCATCTCTTATGAGATAATGAAATAG
- a CDS encoding fatty acid desaturase: MSDKEIKTFAKDMMATLQKYKQTSNKKAIWQICNSMIPFVGIWIAMYWAFSYNLFLFFGLGIVNAFFLVRIFIIQHDCGHHSFVKSRKWRDIIGFVCSIFSAMPYHYWADAHAFHHNHNGKLDTRDIGDINTLTVKEYQEMGTWDRIKYQIFRFPVVTFLIGPIVYFIRNMRLPLVILDDNKSRAFWSVMINNVVVIGGLIALCLIFDWKAILATYCTVLYLFSIIAIWFFFVQHQHEDGYKRWENDWDHFVSAVKGSTYYKLPGLVNWLTGNIGVHHIHHLYSAIPNYNLVRCIKDNPQFSKYTTVVTFWESLKYMNHKLWDEDAQRMITFSEYKRLYRMAA; encoded by the coding sequence ATGAGTGATAAAGAAATAAAGACTTTTGCCAAAGATATGATGGCGACTCTGCAGAAGTATAAGCAGACGTCGAATAAGAAAGCGATATGGCAGATTTGCAATTCAATGATCCCATTTGTGGGGATTTGGATAGCGATGTATTGGGCCTTTTCTTACAATCTATTTTTGTTTTTTGGTCTAGGGATTGTCAATGCGTTCTTTTTGGTTCGTATTTTTATCATTCAGCATGACTGTGGTCATCACTCGTTTGTGAAGTCCAGAAAATGGCGAGATATCATAGGGTTTGTTTGTAGTATTTTTAGTGCCATGCCTTATCACTATTGGGCAGATGCACATGCGTTTCATCACAACCATAATGGGAAATTAGATACTAGGGATATAGGCGACATCAATACCCTTACGGTGAAGGAATATCAGGAAATGGGGACTTGGGATAGAATCAAATACCAAATATTCAGATTTCCTGTCGTTACTTTCTTGATTGGCCCTATCGTCTATTTCATTAGAAATATGAGACTTCCACTTGTGATTTTGGATGATAATAAAAGTAGAGCCTTTTGGAGTGTGATGATCAACAATGTCGTTGTGATTGGCGGATTGATTGCACTTTGTTTGATCTTTGATTGGAAGGCGATTTTGGCGACTTATTGTACGGTCTTGTATTTGTTCTCAATTATAGCCATTTGGTTTTTCTTTGTGCAGCATCAGCACGAGGATGGTTATAAAAGGTGGGAAAACGATTGGGATCATTTCGTGTCGGCAGTCAAAGGAAGTACCTACTACAAATTACCTGGTTTGGTCAATTGGCTGACGGGAAATATCGGGGTGCATCATATTCATCATTTGTATTCAGCCATTCCTAATTATAATCTGGTTAGGTGTATCAAAGACAATCCACAGTTTAGCAAATACACGACAGTAGTCACTTTTTGGGAAAGCTTGAAGTATATGAATCACAAACTATGGGACGAAGATGCGCAGCGTATGATTACTTTTAGTGAATACAAAAGGCTCTATCGCATGGCTGCCTGA
- a CDS encoding peroxiredoxin: protein MSTIRLGDEAPNFTTQSTEGEINFHEWLGDSWGILFSHPADYTPVCTTELGTVAKYKAEFDKRNVKVAALSVDGLESHNGWIKDINETQGTTVNFPIIADEDRKVSTLYDMIHPNANDKLTVRSVFVIGPDKKVKLIITYPASTGRNFDELLRVIDSLQLTAYHKVATPANWNNGDDCVIAPAVTNEEIPTLFPKGHTEVKPYLRMTPQPNLK, encoded by the coding sequence ATGAGCACGATTAGATTAGGTGATGAAGCACCAAACTTCACAACACAATCAACAGAAGGTGAGATCAATTTTCACGAATGGCTTGGCGACAGTTGGGGTATTTTATTTTCTCATCCTGCAGATTACACACCAGTGTGTACTACTGAGCTCGGCACTGTAGCCAAATACAAAGCTGAGTTTGACAAAAGAAACGTAAAAGTAGCTGCGCTTAGCGTAGACGGATTGGAGTCTCACAACGGATGGATAAAGGACATCAACGAGACACAAGGCACAACCGTAAATTTCCCAATCATTGCGGATGAAGATAGAAAAGTATCTACGCTGTACGATATGATCCACCCCAATGCCAATGACAAACTGACCGTGAGATCAGTATTTGTGATAGGACCAGATAAGAAGGTAAAGTTGATCATTACTTACCCAGCTTCTACAGGACGTAATTTTGACGAATTGCTCCGAGTAATCGACTCACTACAACTGACTGCTTACCACAAAGTAGCTACGCCAGCCAACTGGAACAACGGCGACGACTGTGTGATCGCACCAGCAGTGACTAATGAAGAAATTCCTACTTTGTTTCCAAAAGGACACACAGAGGTAAAGCCTTATTTGAGAATGACTCCGCAGCCTAACTTGAAATAA
- the metF gene encoding methylenetetrahydrofolate reductase [NAD(P)H], which yields MKVTEHIAQANGKTLFSLEIIPPRKGENIQNIFDHLDSLMEFQPPFIDVTYHREEYIYKKHPNGLLEKKTTRKRPGTVGICAALKHRYDVDPVPHIICGGFTKEETENALIDLNFLGIDNVLVLRGDAIKSEPQFKPEPEGNNYAIDLLHQVQGMNNGQYLDGDMENANPTDFCIGVAGYPEKHFEAPSLNSDLKFLKQKVDAGAEYIVTQMFFDNQKFFEFEKKCRAMGINVPIIPGLKPLKTKSQLSVLPSFFKIDLPDDLVDAVEACKNNTEVQQVGIEWGIQQSKELKANGVPVLHYYSMGKSTSVQKIAKAIF from the coding sequence ATGAAAGTAACCGAACATATCGCACAAGCCAACGGCAAAACCTTGTTTTCATTGGAGATCATCCCTCCAAGAAAAGGAGAAAACATTCAAAATATCTTCGATCATTTGGATTCGTTGATGGAGTTTCAACCGCCGTTTATCGATGTGACCTATCACCGGGAGGAATATATCTACAAAAAACACCCCAATGGGCTGCTAGAGAAAAAAACGACCAGAAAACGCCCTGGTACAGTAGGAATATGTGCCGCTCTCAAACATCGATACGATGTGGACCCAGTACCTCACATCATCTGTGGTGGATTTACCAAAGAAGAAACCGAAAATGCCCTAATCGACCTCAACTTTCTTGGGATCGACAATGTGCTCGTACTGCGCGGCGATGCTATCAAGTCTGAACCGCAGTTTAAGCCAGAGCCTGAGGGCAATAACTACGCTATCGACCTATTGCATCAAGTACAAGGCATGAACAATGGCCAGTATCTCGACGGCGATATGGAAAATGCCAATCCAACAGACTTCTGCATTGGCGTGGCGGGTTATCCCGAAAAACACTTTGAAGCACCAAGTTTGAATTCTGATTTGAAATTTTTAAAACAAAAAGTAGATGCTGGTGCTGAATATATCGTCACACAAATGTTTTTCGACAATCAGAAATTTTTCGAATTCGAAAAAAAATGTAGAGCTATGGGTATCAACGTGCCTATTATCCCAGGACTCAAACCCTTGAAAACCAAATCGCAATTGAGTGTACTGCCTAGCTTCTTCAAAATCGATCTGCCAGACGATCTAGTAGATGCTGTAGAAGCATGTAAAAACAATACAGAAGTACAGCAAGTAGGCATCGAATGGGGCATCCAACAATCCAAAGAGCTAAAAGCCAATGGTGTACCTGTACTCCACTACTACTCTATGGGCAAGTCTACCAGTGTACAAAAGATAGCCAAAGCCATTTTTTAA
- a CDS encoding DsbA family protein, with the protein MENKELNCEDGVCDLSAVEAPTSVPFSKGGDRLIYIGDPMCSWCWGITNHLDKLKDEFEDRLDFELILGGLRPGGGDEWTEEFRNMLRTHWEHVETASGQPFDFRFFDRAEFDYDTEPSARAVRVVRDLDASKEWQFYKRLQKAFYAENKDVHDLATYEALCGGLGLNYTAFEALFLSPGYKQLVNQDFAKSQQMGVRGFPAVVLKKGEAYHAVSLGYSDYDRMKATLSSILG; encoded by the coding sequence ATGGAAAATAAAGAATTGAATTGTGAAGATGGCGTGTGTGATCTATCTGCTGTTGAAGCGCCTACTAGTGTGCCATTTAGCAAAGGAGGAGATCGCTTGATCTATATAGGTGATCCGATGTGCTCCTGGTGCTGGGGAATTACCAATCATCTGGATAAGCTCAAAGATGAATTCGAAGATCGACTTGATTTTGAACTGATCCTTGGAGGCTTGCGCCCTGGTGGAGGAGACGAATGGACAGAAGAATTTAGAAATATGCTTCGTACGCATTGGGAGCACGTAGAAACGGCTTCTGGACAACCGTTTGATTTTCGATTCTTCGACCGAGCGGAATTCGACTATGATACAGAGCCATCAGCGCGTGCGGTGAGAGTTGTACGAGATTTGGATGCTTCCAAAGAATGGCAGTTTTATAAAAGACTACAAAAGGCCTTCTATGCCGAAAACAAGGATGTGCATGATTTGGCTACTTATGAAGCACTTTGTGGGGGATTAGGACTGAATTATACGGCTTTTGAAGCTTTGTTTCTTTCGCCAGGGTATAAACAATTGGTAAATCAAGATTTTGCTAAATCCCAACAGATGGGTGTTAGAGGGTTTCCTGCTGTGGTATTGAAGAAGGGAGAGGCTTATCATGCGGTCAGTTTGGGGTACTCTGATTATGATCGAATGAAGGCCACACTAAGCTCTATTTTAGGCTAA
- a CDS encoding DUF6265 family protein, with product MKKILVPFLFILSIQATAQDKQPSIDDLNFLRGYWVGDGFGGVSEECWMPPSLGRMNGIFKHMADGQTTFMEFMDISEVNDTLRLRLKHFNPDMTGWEEKGDYVTFTLESVAPNKAIFKGLTYELIDPNYLKISLKLRQKDGSINTEVFNMRRKTL from the coding sequence ATGAAAAAAATACTCGTTCCCTTTCTTTTTATCCTTTCCATTCAAGCTACTGCTCAAGACAAGCAGCCCAGTATTGATGATCTCAACTTCCTAAGAGGCTATTGGGTAGGCGATGGGTTTGGTGGTGTATCAGAAGAGTGCTGGATGCCTCCTTCTCTAGGGCGTATGAATGGCATATTCAAACACATGGCAGATGGGCAAACCACTTTCATGGAATTCATGGACATCTCTGAGGTAAACGACACCCTAAGACTCCGACTCAAGCATTTCAATCCTGACATGACAGGCTGGGAAGAAAAAGGTGACTATGTCACGTTCACACTAGAATCTGTAGCACCAAACAAAGCTATATTCAAAGGATTGACCTACGAACTGATCGACCCTAATTACCTAAAAATTTCACTGAAACTGAGACAAAAAGACGGATCAATCAATACAGAAGTCTTTAACATGAGACGAAAAACCCTTTAA
- a CDS encoding efflux RND transporter periplasmic adaptor subunit, giving the protein MKKKIVLLTSLCAVLCIVSCESKKEHHKKETKFQVTSPVKLDTSIVKDYVCQVKSIRHIELRALERGYLQDFYVDEGQSVKRGQLMFQIMPKLYQAEKKKAQAEANYAEIEYLNTKNLAEKNVVGQNELALAKAKYDKALAELALAQVHVGFTEVRAPFDGIMDRLRVRQGSLLDEGDLLTTLSDNSKMWVYFNVPEAEYLDYQENKATDSMLVVNLLMANNKMFEYPGLVETIEADFNNETGNIAFRATFPNPKGLLRHGETGNIQIVKSMKNALLIPQKATFEVLDKKFVYVINEQNEVVPRPITILSEMEDLYEVGAGLKEEDKILLEGLRIVKAKDKINYEFLDPKVVFSHLRIHAE; this is encoded by the coding sequence ATGAAGAAGAAAATTGTCTTGCTCACGAGCTTGTGTGCAGTGCTATGCATTGTGAGCTGTGAATCCAAAAAAGAACATCACAAAAAGGAAACTAAATTCCAAGTGACAAGTCCTGTCAAGTTGGACACCTCCATTGTTAAAGATTATGTATGTCAGGTCAAATCGATTAGGCATATCGAATTGAGAGCCTTAGAGAGAGGCTATTTACAAGATTTTTATGTAGACGAAGGCCAATCCGTAAAGCGAGGTCAGCTGATGTTTCAGATCATGCCGAAATTGTATCAGGCTGAAAAGAAAAAAGCACAAGCTGAAGCCAATTATGCGGAAATCGAATATCTCAATACTAAGAATCTAGCTGAAAAAAATGTAGTTGGACAAAATGAGCTGGCTCTAGCTAAAGCCAAGTATGACAAAGCTCTGGCCGAACTGGCATTGGCGCAAGTTCATGTGGGCTTTACTGAGGTTAGAGCGCCGTTCGACGGCATTATGGACCGTCTTCGTGTAAGGCAAGGGAGCCTTCTCGATGAAGGTGACTTGCTCACTACGCTATCGGATAATAGCAAAATGTGGGTCTATTTCAATGTGCCAGAAGCAGAGTACCTAGATTATCAGGAAAATAAAGCTACGGATAGCATGCTCGTAGTTAATCTACTCATGGCCAACAATAAGATGTTTGAGTATCCAGGTCTTGTAGAAACTATAGAAGCAGATTTTAATAACGAAACGGGTAACATCGCCTTTAGAGCGACATTTCCTAACCCAAAGGGGCTGTTGAGACACGGTGAAACAGGAAATATCCAAATCGTTAAATCGATGAAAAATGCTTTGCTTATTCCTCAAAAAGCAACTTTTGAAGTGCTTGATAAGAAGTTCGTGTATGTGATAAACGAACAAAATGAGGTGGTGCCTCGGCCGATAACCATACTTTCAGAAATGGAAGATTTATATGAAGTAGGGGCAGGGTTGAAAGAAGAGGATAAAATTCTTCTGGAAGGTTTGAGAATCGTGAAAGCTAAGGATAAAATCAATTACGAATTCTTAGATCCCAAAGTCGTATTCTCCCATCTCAGAATACATGCCGAATAA